One window of the Salvia splendens isolate huo1 chromosome 1, SspV2, whole genome shotgun sequence genome contains the following:
- the LOC121747198 gene encoding L-type lectin-domain containing receptor kinase S.4-like: MNCRLGDFGLAKLYDHGSNSGTTRVVGTLGYLAPELPRTGRSTTGSDVYAFGALMLEVACGRRPIKSRSGPDELVLVDYVWSKWKGGRIVDVVDERMKGEFEEKEVVMVLKLGLMCSSHQQSGRPSMRQLVRYLEGEIEVPEVWRAPGVCADDRGFEDYLNSYASSSFDKSTNGDTSLISMSISTSPITVIREAR, encoded by the coding sequence ATGAACTGCCGCCTCGGCGACTTCGGGCTCGCCAAGCTGTACGATCACGGCTCGAACTCGGGGACCACCCGTGTAGTCGGGACGCTGGGGTACCTCGCTCCGGAGCTTCCGCGGACGGGGAGGTCCACGACGGGCTCGGACGTGTACGCGTTCGGGGCGCTGATGCTGGAGGTGGCGTGCGGGAGGAGGCCGATCAAGTCGAGGTCGGGGCCGGACGAGCTAGTGCTGGTGGACTACGTGTGGAGCAAGTGGAAAGGAGGGAGGATTGTTGATGTGGTGGATGAGAGGATGAAGGGTGAGTTTGAGGAGAAGGAGGTTGTGATGGTGTTGAAATTGGGGCTGATGTGCTCGAGTCACCAGCAATCGGGGAGGCCGAGTATGAGGCAACTGGTGAGATATTTGGAGGGGGAGATTGAGGTCCCCGAGGTGTGGAGGGCGCCGGGGGTTTGTGCCGACGACAGAGGGTTCGAGGATTATTTGAATTCTTATGCTTCTTCTTCCTTTGACAAAAGCACCAATGGGGATACAAGTTTAATTAGTATGTCCATTTCTACTTCACCTATTACAGTTATTAGAGAGGCTAGATAG
- the LOC121747180 gene encoding uncharacterized protein LOC121747180 yields the protein MAISLAISWRFPSYFKIMQVLVSLYWGGRIYQLPHVGICFDPPRARASIVLDSCVSLSELVAMICAKIRIDSNQHFIEISWRHCFLGTGTSYVCTAVDSDQSVFYMFNAALNSTRHIELFVEYSSVGNAFILPIVDHGVGSSTRFEPMSIDCGMNEQTDAADFADVGLNTQENVQEHADVDVVRGDLADPELSSSSSDDILSDDSGADSSDEEVVYKPVVQGEQPLPEYVHTGLKYFRKLPSGPTEVPEVGNERSTMYWDEEHPYRINAGTKFDSKLHVKTAITMWSLRQHRQFRVVESKLRRWHAVCKFPNGRTEDGTAIISETDADKANECRWEVSVTHMAHDDMWEIRKWRGRHSCEGHRNDRGHANFSSPMIALCIRHQLLKNAEFSAAAVRNFVHDKFDVVVSYKKAWYARRRALEIVFGGWEESFRDLPSYMLELQYRNPGTIVEWRHNELLSQGRTKVFYYVFWALGPAIHAFQECQPVLTIDGTHLRGRFKGKLLVACGVDANKKCLPIAYAVVDEETGDSWEWFLDHVRIHVVKYEREVCIISDRHKGILKAMRSDEWKKPPICHHKFCLIHVRKNILSKLKGKGGKAKGMIWALGVTTQVRKYVRRRRALREESLIAIHELNKAKKENWSLCYDDELR from the exons ATGGCGATTTCCTTggcgatttcttggcgattCCCGTCGTATTTCa aaatcatgcaagtattagtgagtttatattggggtggaagaATATATCAACTTCCTCATGTGGGCATTTGTTTTGATCCTCCTCGTGCGAGAGCTTCCATCGTATTAGATTCATGTGTTTCATTAtctgaattagttgcaatgatatgtgctaagataagaatagattcCAACCAACACTTCATCGAAATATCTTGGAGGCATTGTTTCTTGGGTACCGGTACGAGTTATGTATGTACTGCGGTTGACAGTGATCAAAGTGTGTTTTATATGTTCAATGCAGCTCTAAATTCTACTcggcatattgaattatttgttgagtattcgtctgTTGGAAATGCCTTCATCCTACCAATTGTTGATCATGGTGTTGGATCATCTACGAGGTTTGAACCTATGAGCATCGATTGCGGTATGAATGAGCAAACAGATGCTGCAGATTTTGCAGATGTTGGATTGAATACTCAAGAGAATGTACAAGAGCATGCTGATGTTGATGTTGTACGAGGAGACCTTGCAGATCCAGAATTGTCGTCCTCATCGTCTGATGatattttaagtgatgattccggtgctgactctagtgatgaggaggtagtgtataaacccgtcgtacaaggtgaacaaccacttccagaaTATGTTCACACTGGGTTGAAATATTTTCGCAAACTGCCAAGTGGTCCTACTGAGGTACCTGAAGTTGGTAATGAACGCAGTACCATGTACTGGGATGAAGAACACCCATATCGGATTAATGctggaacaaaatttgatagcaagctgcatgtgaagactgctattactatgtggagtctgaggcaacaccggcaatttagggtggttgagagtaaattaagaaggtggcatgccgtGTGCAAATTTCCTAATGGGAGGACAGAAGATGGGACAGCTATTATCAGTGAGACCGACGCTGACAAAGCGAATGAATGTCGGTGGGAAGTTTCTGTTACACACATGGCCCATGATGATATGTGGGAAATTAGGAAGTGGCGGGGACGCCATAGTTGTGAAGGTCATCGTAATGATAGAggacatgctaacttttcatcaccAATGATTGCTTTGTGTATTCGCCATCAGTTGCTAAAAAATGCCGAGTTTAGTGCTGCCGCCGTAAGAAATTTTGTTCATGACAAATTTGATGTGGTAgtcagttataagaaggcatggtatgcacggagaaGGGCTTTAGAGATTGTATTTGGTGGATGGGAGGAGTCATTTAGGGATTTACCAAGCTACATGCTTGAACTGCAGTATAGGAATCCAGGCACCATTGTTGAGTGGAGGCATAACGAGTTGTTGAGCCAGGGCCGTACTAAAGTCTTCTATTACGTGTTCTGGGCACTTGGGCCTGCTATACATGCTTTCCAGGAGTGCCAACCAGTTTTGACAATAGACGGaactcacctccgaggaagatttaaaggtaagctgcttgttgcttgtggtgttgatgctaacaagaaatgtctgcctattgcatatgctgttgttgatgaagaaactgGCGACAGTTGGgagtggtttttggatcatgtcagaaTTCATGTGGTGAAGTACGAAAGGGAGGTATGCATCATTTCGGATAGGCACAAAGGAATCCTCAAGGCTATGCGTTCTGATGAATGGAAAAAGCCGCCGATATGtcatcacaaattttgtttgatccATGTGAGGAAAAATATCTTGTCAAAACTTAAGGGTAAGGGAGGTAAAGCGAAAGGCATGATATGGGCATTGGGTGTCACAACTCAAGTACGCAAGTACGTGAGAAGGCGACGTGCACTACGGGAGGAAAGTCTTATTGCGATACACGAGCTCAACAAAGCCAAAAAAGAGAACTGGTCTCTTTGCTATGATGATGAACTGAGATAG
- the LOC121771995 gene encoding L-type lectin-domain containing receptor kinase S.4-like, giving the protein MATLFFFLILSLSLYTSPSSSQLEEFTYTGFHHPKPNLTLNDAALIRKSGVLQLTNETSRLKGHAFYPSPIQFKNSTTKTVSSFSTCFAFSIHPEYPKLGGHGFAFTFAPDDQLSSSLPSQYLGLVNSSDAGNFSNHIFAVEFYTVQDFEFGDINDNHIDIDVNSLASNASASAAYFTSDSVKHDLNLKG; this is encoded by the coding sequence ATGGCGACCTtgttcttcttcctcatcctctcTCTTTCCCTGTACACATCCCCATCTTCATCACAGCTCGAGGAATTCACCTACACCGGCTTCCACCACCCCAAACCAAACCTAACTCTAAACGACGCCGCACTGATCCGCAAATCCGGCGTTCTGCAACTCACCAACGAGACCAGCCGATTAAAAGGCCACGCATTCTACCCATCGCCGATCCAATTCAAAAATTCAACCACGAAAACCGTCTCCTCCTTCTCGACGTGCTTCGCCTTCTCCATCCACCCAGAGTACCCCAAACTCGGCGGCCACGGCTTCGCCTTCACGTTCGCGCCGGACGACCAGCTCAGCTCGTCCCTGCCCAGCCAGTACCTCGGCCTGGTGAACTCCTCCGACGCCGGTAACTTCTCCAACCACATCTTCGCCGTCGAGTTCTACACCGTTCAGGATTTCGAATTCGGCGACATCAACGACAACCACATCGACATCGACGTCAACAGCTTGGCATCCaacgcctccgcctccgccgcctatTTCACTTCCGATTCGGTGAAGCACGATCTCAATCTCAAGGGCTGA
- the LOC121747189 gene encoding serine/threonine-protein phosphatase 7 long form homolog has product MATSSSTGHLLYGPEDPSVLNMQKNHISNKLMKEGTTQVFKVRRTESKTWDVDIHENVRYWLDVFGFKGVIDCGKPMKVDNELITALIERWRPETHTFHLPIGETTITLEDVQAIWGLRADGLVFTGRDYHDNFPDWTSKCRDLLGWIPDSSTETKQGGLLMTALINQTRMPLGDDLPTYVYIQRARIHALVLLGCLILPDTTGCKVPFMWLNGLGDPEEVKNISWGSAALAYLYHYLCEASMDKRKELGGPMILLQLWAWERMPSLRPAFIGPVVHEPYTPCGARWKGTTQIGNAPRYSVEHYRDQISLIRPGQFIWTPYASCILSDYCNDVNGCSLCETYLVCWAYVEAHEPGRVRRQFNRYQDIPHYVDRMLRNADHLGKNDRRGRKGNNWANTHQFYIGEWDMRYERFQAAEYAVPMSINIPMNPGYMAWYNRITVTYMTQPGTRATSGMNESAASMRLFVEGFQQVFHLTTEDEMDPRVRQIREIVKNVLESTNNADVMEYPASQH; this is encoded by the exons ATGGCGACTTCAAGTTCTACCGGACATTTATTATATGGACCCGAAGACCCGTCCGTCttaaatatgcaaaaaaatcacatttcaaataaactcatGAAAGAGGGAACAACCCAAGTATTTAAAGTCAGAAGGACTGAAAGTAAGACTTGGGACGTCGACATTCATGAGAATGTAAGATATTGGCTTGACGTCTTTGGTTTCAAAGGTGTGATCGATTGTGGGAAGCCAATGAAGGTCGACAATGAGCTGATCACGGCGttgattgagcgttggaggccggAGACACACACATTCCATCTACCGATCGGTGAGACGACGATcaccttggaagatgtgcaagccaTCTGGGGCTTGAGGGCGGATGGTCTCGTTTTCACAGGGCGTGACTATCATGACAACTTTCCAGATTGGACCAGCAAGTGCCGCGATCTGCTGGGATGGATACCAGATTCATCCACAGAGACAAAGCAAGGCGGTTTGCTGATGACCGCGCTCATCAACCAGACTAGGATGCCACTGGGTGATGACCTACCTACGTACGTTTACATCCAAAGGGCACGTATCCATGCCCTAGTTTTATTAGGATGTCTCATTCTACCGGACACCACGGGCTGTAAGGTGCcatttatgtggttgaatgggcttggggatccggaagaggtgaagaatattagttggggaagtgcggcattggcctacctttatcattatctgtgcgaggcttccatggataagagaaaagagttgggcgggcctatgatccttctgcagctatgggcgtgggaaagaatgccctCATTGAGGCCTGCGTTCATAGGACCAGTTGTGCACGAGCCATATACACCATGTGGCGCCAG GTGGAAAGGAACAACACAGATAGGAAATGCTCCTAGATACTCGGTTGAGCATTACCGTGACCAAATATCTCTGATTAGACCTGGCCAG TTTATCTGGACGCCATACGCATCTTGCATACTGTCTGACTACTGCAATGATGTGAATGGATGCTCTTTGTGCGAAACCTACTTGGTATGTTGGGCCTATGTCGAGGCCCATGAGCCTGGAAGAGTGCGCCGACAGTTCAATCGGTATCAGGATATACCGCATTACGTAGATAGGATGCTAAGGAACGCCGATCATTTGGGCAAAAATGATCGGCGTGGCAGGAAGGGCAACAACTGGGCAAACACGCATCAGTTCTACATTGGGGAGTGGGACATGAGGTACGAGAGGTTCCAAGCTGCCGAATACGCCGTACCGATGTCCATTAATATTCCCATGAACCCGGGGTATATGGCGTGGTATAACAGGATTACCGTGACGTACATGACTCAGCCTGGGACACGGGCCACTAGTGGGATGAACGAGTCGGCTGCTTCGATGAGACTATTT GTTGAGGGTTTTCAGCAAGTTTTCCATTTAACTACGGAAGACGAAATGGACCCACGAGTGCGCCAGATTCGAGAAATTGTGAAGAATGTCCTCGAATCTACGAACAACGCTGATGTCATGGAGTACCCCGCTTCGCAACATTAG
- the LOC121772067 gene encoding uncharacterized protein LOC121772067 — translation MAHQSKNSTPHSIKPLKHLSFKFPGFGRKSLSLISILAVFSLCFISSFLRPQRINAVSAAESDTNISHILFGISGSAKTWRRRRHYSELWWRPNSTRGFVWLDEAAPENWPDSSPPYKISADTARFKYTCWYGSRSAVRIARIVKESFDLGQRDVRWFVMGDDDTVFFTRNLVSVLRKYDHRQMYYIGGISESVDQDVVHSYTMGYGGGGFAISRPMAAALVPILDRCIDRYAAFYGSDQKIGACISEIGVPLTTEVGFHQMDIRGNPFGLLSAHPLAPLVSLHHLDYLQPLFRDTNRVASLKKLMAPYEFDPSRLLQHTFCYDLTRNWSISISWGYNVQLYPFILTAKDLSTPLQTFLTWSWRRGPFTFNTRLMSLNPCERPLEFRFYGIDEIEGGFTSTSYIRDRSEFRRKCDKLNYKAAYLLKAFNVTAGLLHPQYWNKAPSRECCQVMSGSPIQNDVVGVKIRGCNRYEPISPP, via the exons ATGGCGCACCAATCAAAAAACTCGACTCCACACTCCATCAAACCCTTGAAACATCTCTCCTTCAAATTCCCAGGTTTTGGCCGGAAATCCCTCTCACTAATCTCCATTCTCGCCGTATTTTCACTCTGTTTCATCTCATCTTTCCTCCGCCCTCAGCGCATCAACGCTGTCTCCGCCGCCGAATCAGACACCAACATATCGCACATCCTCTTCGGCATCAGCGGCTCCGCCAAGACatggcgccgccgccgccactacTCCGAGCTATGGTGGCGCCCGAACTCCACCCGCGGCTTCGTCTGGCTGGACGAGGCCGCCCCCGAGAACTGGCCAGACTCATCGCCTCCGTACAAAATCTCAGCCGACACAGCCCGGTTCAAGTACACGTGCTGGTACGGGTCGAGGTCGGCCGTGCGGATCGCCCGCATCGTGAAGGAGAGCTTCGACCTCGGCCAGCGAGACGTCAGGTGGTTCGTCATGGGAGACGACGACACCGTTTTCTTCACCCGCAATTTGGTCAGCGTTTTGAGGAAATACGACCACCGCCAGATGTATTACATCGGCGGCATCTCCGAGAGCGTGGACCAGGATGTCGTCCATTCCTACACTATGGGCTACGGCGGGGGCGGCTTCGCCATCAGCCGCCCCATGGCCGCAGCCCTCGTCCCGATTCTCGACCGTTGCATTGATCGCTACGCCGCGTTTTACGGCTCCGATCAGAAAATCGGGGCTTGCATCAGTGAAATCGGCGTTCCCCTCACCACAGAAGTTGGTTTTCATCAG ATGGATATACGTGGAAATCCGTTTGGCCTGCTTTCGGCGCATCCGTTAGCGCCACTTGTATCACTGCACCATCTAGACTACCTTCAACCATTGTTTCGGGACACGAACAGGGTTGCATCGCTAAAGAAACTCATGGCGCCGTACGAATTCGATCCGAGCCGGCTACTGCAGCATACATTTTGCTATGACTTAACCCGAAATTGGTCGATTTCGATTTCATGGGGCTACAATGTTCAGTTATATCCTTTCATATTGACTGCAAAAGATTTGAGCACTCCACTGCAGACATTTTTGACGTGGTCGTGGAGGCGAGGGCCCTTCACTTTCAATACTCGACTCATGAGCTTGAATCCTTGTGAAAGGCCTCTCGAGTTTCGGTTTTACGGGATCGACGAGATCGAGGGCGGATTTACATCAACGAGCTACATCAGGGACCGATCCGAATTCAGGAGGAAATGTGACAAGTTAAATTATAAGGCTGCTTATTTGTTGAAGGCCTTCAATGTCACTGCCGGCTTGCTTCATCCTCAATATTGGAACAAG GCGCCAAGTAGAGAGTGTTGTCAAGTTATGAGTGGCTCGCCAATACAAAACGACGTAGTTGGAGTCAAAATCAGAGGCTGCAATCGATATGAGCCGATATCGCCTCCGTAG
- the LOC121771915 gene encoding uncharacterized protein LOC121771915 gives MESAGETKSIAIDSIIPLEDAGLEDCSLPPDSIREAFWKAASAVRSIVSDEGGCVEDPWEESSYEGCVVEKGGGWTEAAGDRVVVVGDAEEKVDDYVIWNIGP, from the coding sequence ATGGAGTCGGCGGGAGAAACTAAATCGATTGCAATCGATAGCATCATTCCGCTGGAAGACGCCGGCCTTGAGGACTGTTCCCTACCGCCGGATTCCATCAGGGAGGCATTTTGGAAGGCAGCCTCAGCCGTGAGATCGATCGTTTCGGACGAAGGCGGATGCGTGGAAGATCCATGGGAAGAGTCCTCCTACGAGGGCTGCGTGGTGGAGAAAGGCGGCGGATGGACGGAGGCGGCGGGAGATagagtggtggtggtgggggatGCGGAAGAGAAAGTGGATGACTATGTGATTTGGAATATAGGTCCATGA